The following are encoded in a window of Chitinophagaceae bacterium genomic DNA:
- a CDS encoding acetyltransferase codes for MILIGYSGHAFVVHGILASAGKKVTGYCDTEEKAFNPFGLSYRGAETSENGLQALKQAGFFIAVGDNAIRKRIYDQLAQQHLLPVNAIHSSAVIDGSASIALHGVMIAAHASINPLAKIGPGVICNTGCIIEHECVVGEFAHIGPGAVLCGNVQVGNGTFVGANSVIKQGITVGKNAMIGAGAVVVKDVADGATVVGVPAK; via the coding sequence ATGATACTGATCGGGTATTCCGGGCATGCATTTGTTGTTCACGGCATCCTGGCATCTGCCGGGAAAAAAGTTACCGGCTATTGTGATACGGAAGAAAAGGCATTCAACCCGTTCGGCCTTTCCTACCGGGGTGCAGAAACTTCTGAAAACGGATTGCAGGCGTTGAAGCAGGCCGGTTTTTTTATTGCGGTCGGTGATAATGCCATCCGCAAGAGGATATACGACCAGCTGGCACAACAGCACCTGCTTCCGGTAAACGCAATTCATTCCTCAGCCGTTATTGACGGCTCCGCCAGCATTGCATTACACGGAGTGATGATCGCTGCCCATGCCAGCATTAATCCCCTGGCAAAGATCGGCCCGGGAGTTATTTGTAATACAGGATGCATCATTGAACACGAATGTGTAGTGGGTGAATTTGCCCACATCGGCCCGGGGGCTGTATTGTGCGGCAATGTACAGGTTGGCAACGGAACATTTGTAGGGGCCAATTCAGTCATAAAGCAAGGCATCACCGTTGGTAAAAATGCCATGATCGGTGCCGGCGCCGTGGTAGTGAAAGATGTGGCGGATGGAGCCACCGTGGTAGGCGTTCCGGCGAAATGA
- a CDS encoding glycosyltransferase family 4 protein, which produces MSQNGFDVLMISADGKELPEVIRQEQCRHMIVPMTRQITAFRDLQCLFQLIRIFRKEKPDIVHTHTPKAGLLGMLAARVTGVKVRIHTVAGLPLMVEKGIKYQLLKFIEKLTCMSASQVWPNSNSLKEYILEKKLCNPAKLHIIGKGSTNGINTNRFNREILDEKIISAVKEQVQYTTQNKYLLCIGRLVADKGIVELVNVFVQLQRTDPALKLVLVGGYEPTLDPLPGKTMQEIEKNSGIRHIPGPIMLNTICTAHYFVFPSHREGFPNVLLQAGAMGLPVICSHITGNIDIITNNETGLIFGSGNEQQLLKMLQYAILHPQHLKSMAEKLQQEIKENYRQENIWQNILAAYKTLVN; this is translated from the coding sequence ATGTCTCAAAACGGCTTTGATGTGCTTATGATAAGTGCGGATGGAAAGGAACTCCCCGAAGTGATCCGGCAGGAGCAATGCAGGCATATGATCGTACCCATGACCCGGCAGATAACAGCTTTCCGTGACCTGCAATGCCTGTTCCAACTGATACGGATATTCCGGAAAGAGAAACCGGATATTGTACATACCCATACCCCCAAAGCAGGCTTGCTTGGGATGCTGGCTGCACGGGTAACAGGTGTTAAAGTAAGGATACATACGGTTGCAGGGCTGCCCCTGATGGTAGAGAAAGGGATCAAATACCAGTTGCTCAAATTCATTGAAAAACTGACCTGCATGTCCGCCAGCCAGGTTTGGCCAAACAGTAATTCATTAAAAGAATACATCCTGGAAAAGAAACTTTGTAATCCCGCAAAGCTGCACATCATCGGTAAGGGTTCAACCAATGGGATAAACACTAATCGCTTTAACAGGGAGATACTGGATGAAAAGATCATCAGCGCCGTTAAGGAACAGGTTCAATACACAACACAAAATAAGTACCTGCTTTGTATCGGAAGGCTCGTGGCTGACAAGGGAATTGTTGAACTGGTGAATGTATTTGTGCAGTTGCAAAGAACGGACCCCGCTTTAAAACTGGTACTGGTTGGCGGTTACGAGCCAACTCTTGACCCGCTGCCTGGAAAGACCATGCAGGAAATTGAAAAGAACAGCGGCATCAGACACATCCCTGGACCGATCATGTTGAATACTATATGTACTGCCCATTATTTTGTTTTCCCTTCACACCGGGAAGGTTTTCCCAATGTGCTGCTGCAGGCAGGTGCCATGGGGTTACCGGTCATCTGCAGCCATATAACCGGCAACATTGATATCATAACCAACAATGAGACCGGGTTGATATTCGGTAGCGGCAATGAACAGCAGCTGCTGAAGATGCTGCAGTATGCCATCCTGCACCCGCAGCACCTGAAGAGTATGGCAGAAAAGCTGCAGCAGGAGATAAAGGAAAATTACCGGCAGGAAAATATCTGGCAAAATATACTTGCCGCATACAAAACCTTGGTAAATTAG
- a CDS encoding glycosyltransferase family 2 protein: MEKVIAVVVTYNRKALLTECIAALRKQSRPLDAILVVNNGSTDDTEEWLSKQGDLTFINQKNVGSSGGFSTGISWAYENNYSWIWCMDDDGYPKEDALENLLMADDGCLRLLNCAVIDKADKRSFVWKTQQYKNLDEVDCKYIDGIGHPFNGTMLHRRIVERVGVPKPKYFLWGDETEYYYRIVRSNEIPVRTVANSIHYHPATAFSLKNDWDYSTGWKMYYYVRNRFHIHQAKFNNKAVALLNYYCFIVAFTGVVMLYQKTDKLKKLSFIMWPVTDAFNNNFEATPPTILSKLKTDENFTLTGSINGYLKNTWSAIFTPIATIRGRRAANA, translated from the coding sequence ATGGAAAAGGTAATTGCTGTGGTTGTTACATACAACCGTAAAGCACTGCTTACTGAATGCATAGCTGCACTTCGCAAACAATCCCGCCCTTTAGATGCGATCCTTGTTGTAAACAACGGAAGCACCGACGACACAGAAGAGTGGCTCTCTAAACAGGGTGACCTGACCTTTATCAATCAAAAAAATGTGGGTTCCAGTGGCGGTTTCAGTACCGGGATAAGCTGGGCATATGAAAATAATTATTCGTGGATCTGGTGCATGGATGACGATGGTTACCCCAAAGAGGATGCGCTGGAAAACCTGTTGATGGCCGACGACGGCTGCCTCCGCCTGCTTAACTGCGCCGTTATTGATAAAGCCGACAAGAGATCATTTGTGTGGAAAACACAGCAATACAAAAACCTTGATGAGGTTGATTGCAAATACATTGATGGGATCGGGCACCCTTTCAACGGCACCATGCTGCACCGCCGCATCGTGGAAAGAGTAGGCGTTCCCAAACCAAAATATTTTTTGTGGGGCGATGAGACAGAATACTACTACCGCATTGTACGGAGCAACGAAATACCCGTTCGTACCGTGGCCAACAGCATTCACTACCACCCGGCTACCGCATTTTCACTGAAGAACGACTGGGACTACAGCACCGGCTGGAAGATGTACTACTACGTACGCAACCGTTTTCACATTCACCAGGCCAAGTTCAATAATAAAGCCGTTGCCTTGCTGAATTACTACTGTTTTATTGTGGCCTTTACCGGTGTGGTGATGTTGTACCAGAAGACAGACAAACTGAAAAAATTAAGTTTCATCATGTGGCCGGTCACCGATGCCTTCAACAATAATTTTGAAGCAACGCCCCCGACCATCCTGTCGAAATTAAAGACCGACGAGAACTTTACCCTTACAGGTTCGATCAACGGATACCTGAAGAATACCTGGTCGGCCATATTCACACCTATTGCAACAATACGTGGCCGCAGGGCCGCCAATGCATAG
- the glf gene encoding UDP-galactopyranose mutase, whose product MGKKYLIIGAGFSGTVLANQLAQHSACSIDIWDERDHIAGNCHTQRDEQTGIMVHQYGPHIFNTDRKEIWDFVNSLVEFRPYVHRVKAMSNGKVYSLPVNLHTINQLFGRSFTPGEAKAFLETLADSSITDPQNFEEQALRFIGKELYYAFFYGYTKKQWGCEPTELPASILKRIPVRFNYDDNYHNNLFTGIPVDGYTAVMEKLVDHPAIHVSLNKRFDPSMDTSGYDHVFYTGPIDAWFDHKYGRLGYRTVTFETHYADGDFQGTTQMNFCDEDVPYTRITEHKHFTNWEQHDKTIYFKEFSKETEPADIPYYPKRLEQDKKLLLQYRHDAESLEKVSFLGRLATYRYMDMHHVIGEALDFAKSWLEAAKNGQKPPVFPNVEA is encoded by the coding sequence ATGGGTAAAAAATATTTGATCATCGGGGCAGGTTTTTCAGGTACCGTACTGGCCAACCAGCTGGCTCAGCATTCAGCATGCAGTATTGATATATGGGATGAACGGGACCATATTGCGGGCAACTGCCATACCCAACGGGATGAACAGACGGGCATCATGGTTCACCAGTACGGTCCGCATATCTTTAATACCGACAGGAAAGAGATATGGGATTTTGTGAACAGCCTCGTTGAGTTCAGGCCCTATGTACACCGGGTGAAGGCGATGAGCAACGGCAAAGTATATTCATTGCCGGTGAACCTGCATACCATTAACCAGTTGTTCGGAAGATCATTCACCCCCGGCGAAGCAAAGGCTTTTTTAGAAACACTGGCCGACAGTTCCATCACCGACCCGCAAAATTTTGAAGAGCAGGCATTGCGCTTTATCGGCAAAGAACTTTATTATGCATTTTTTTATGGCTACACAAAAAAGCAATGGGGTTGTGAACCAACGGAACTTCCTGCATCCATTTTAAAAAGGATCCCGGTCCGGTTCAATTACGATGATAATTACCACAACAACCTGTTCACCGGCATCCCGGTAGACGGCTATACGGCAGTGATGGAGAAACTGGTCGACCATCCTGCTATCCACGTAAGCCTGAATAAGAGATTTGATCCATCCATGGATACCAGCGGGTACGACCATGTTTTTTATACCGGGCCCATTGATGCCTGGTTCGATCATAAGTATGGCCGGCTGGGTTACCGCACGGTGACCTTTGAAACGCATTATGCCGATGGCGATTTCCAGGGAACCACGCAAATGAACTTCTGCGATGAGGATGTGCCATACACACGCATCACCGAACACAAGCATTTCACCAACTGGGAGCAGCACGATAAGACCATCTACTTTAAAGAATTCAGCAAGGAGACGGAACCTGCCGATATTCCTTATTATCCCAAAAGACTGGAACAGGACAAGAAACTACTCCTGCAATACCGCCACGATGCCGAATCCCTCGAAAAGGTATCTTTCCTCGGCCGCCTGGCCACCTACCGCTACATGGATATGCACCATGTTATTGGCGAGGCCCTGGATTTTGCAAAATCATGGCTGGAAGCTGCCAAAAATGGCCAAAAACCCCCTGTTTTCCCCAATGTGGAGGCATAA
- a CDS encoding glycosyltransferase produces MSDKKTILHIIDNMGRGGAEVMLVKVLKELKEYTNIVVTLNPQNHFGEEFTCDEYHCLNMGSFSRFPLAVLRLRKFIRQHKIDIVHSHLFTATLVARFATSKNIPLITTIHTNVSASAEYKKWYLRMLEKISYSKHKTTIVGVSTGVMEQYFKFFGHQPYKKYLLYTFVDIRESGNPPASVPVNTGREMFRLVTIGALRYPKNQQYLIRAFEKLKDEPFELHIYGSGGMQKELEQMIMDTGAHVILEGEVKNASRLLPQYDLYVMPSEFEGFSLSMLEAMAMQVPMLVSDIPSFREQCAGTALFFDLEDINDFIAKLKQLAAGKDLRDRLAMAAKQRVLNNFTLEHHMQGLRKIYSDTLNDN; encoded by the coding sequence ATGAGCGACAAAAAGACCATACTGCATATCATTGACAATATGGGCCGTGGCGGTGCGGAGGTTATGCTGGTAAAAGTGCTGAAAGAACTGAAAGAGTATACCAATATTGTAGTAACGCTCAACCCGCAAAACCATTTCGGCGAAGAGTTCACCTGCGATGAATATCATTGCCTCAACATGGGATCCTTTTCCCGGTTTCCTTTGGCCGTACTGCGTTTGAGGAAGTTCATCCGGCAGCACAAGATCGATATCGTCCACTCTCACCTGTTCACCGCTACGCTGGTTGCCCGGTTTGCCACTTCGAAGAACATCCCGCTTATCACAACAATACATACCAATGTCTCCGCTTCCGCTGAATATAAGAAGTGGTACCTGCGGATGCTGGAGAAGATAAGTTACAGCAAACACAAGACTACGATCGTAGGGGTGTCCACGGGAGTGATGGAACAGTATTTTAAATTCTTCGGCCATCAGCCATATAAAAAATACCTGCTGTACACGTTTGTGGATATAAGGGAATCAGGCAACCCGCCTGCTTCCGTGCCTGTTAATACGGGCAGGGAAATGTTCAGGCTGGTTACCATAGGCGCCCTGCGTTATCCCAAGAACCAGCAGTACCTTATCCGGGCATTTGAAAAACTGAAGGATGAACCATTCGAACTGCACATTTACGGATCGGGGGGGATGCAGAAAGAACTGGAACAAATGATCATGGATACCGGTGCACATGTTATACTGGAAGGCGAAGTAAAAAATGCCAGCCGGCTATTACCGCAATACGACCTGTATGTAATGCCGTCGGAATTTGAAGGGTTTTCTTTGAGCATGCTGGAAGCAATGGCGATGCAGGTTCCCATGCTGGTCAGCGATATCCCTTCCTTCCGGGAGCAATGTGCCGGTACGGCGCTGTTCTTTGACCTGGAAGATATCAATGACTTTATTGCGAAGCTCAAACAGCTTGCTGCGGGCAAAGACCTGCGTGACAGGCTGGCAATGGCCGCAAAGCAACGGGTACTGAACAACTTTACACTTGAACATCACATGCAGGGCCTGCGAAAAATTTATTCGGATACGTTAAATGATAACTGA
- a CDS encoding FkbM family methyltransferase, whose amino-acid sequence MKEFLYKLLDLSTFGRGMKRTINGHDVRLPTRFYRFFPDNYEKDNFQFFFSSCKKGDTVLDFGAHIGLFAAMASQAVGPTGKVYAFEPSPSTNQLLKKTVQINNAAGIISTFQKAVGGSIGKTTFFVSEGQADNANSLVNYKEDRPFHGIEIDVTTIDAFVQEQQLTKIDFIKIDVEGAEYDAMKGAVKTFKRFKPIAILAIHPEPVKAKGDSLEAIYDLVKELNYTALYQDKPITKEEFCSQTDLIDLHLIPA is encoded by the coding sequence ATGAAAGAATTTTTATACAAACTGCTTGACCTGTCTACTTTTGGAAGAGGAATGAAACGGACCATCAACGGGCACGACGTGCGGCTGCCAACCCGGTTCTACCGCTTCTTCCCCGATAATTACGAGAAGGATAATTTTCAATTCTTTTTTTCCTCCTGCAAAAAGGGGGATACCGTACTGGATTTTGGTGCACACATCGGCCTGTTTGCCGCCATGGCTTCCCAGGCCGTTGGTCCCACCGGGAAAGTATATGCTTTTGAACCTTCTCCATCCACCAACCAGCTGCTGAAGAAGACGGTGCAGATAAACAATGCAGCCGGCATCATCAGCACGTTCCAGAAGGCCGTGGGCGGTTCGATCGGTAAGACCACCTTCTTTGTTTCGGAAGGGCAGGCAGACAATGCCAACAGCCTGGTGAACTATAAAGAAGACAGGCCCTTTCATGGAATTGAGATCGATGTGACCACCATTGATGCATTTGTACAGGAGCAGCAATTGACAAAGATCGATTTCATCAAGATCGATGTGGAAGGCGCCGAATATGATGCGATGAAAGGAGCCGTGAAAACATTTAAACGATTCAAGCCAATAGCCATCCTGGCCATACATCCCGAACCGGTGAAGGCAAAGGGCGACAGCCTGGAAGCGATCTACGACCTGGTGAAGGAACTGAACTATACTGCCCTGTACCAGGATAAACCCATCACAAAAGAAGAATTCTGTTCACAGACCGATCTCATCGACCTACACCTTATACCGGCCTGA
- a CDS encoding oligosaccharide flippase family protein, with the protein MLKKDNFLKYRNSPAVKSLGIYTFTNFFGKGVAFLLLPYFTNVLTKSDIGLISLFSSAIIFLMPFISMGVLQSASTDYFKLNKKDFRDFFSTGLLLPVGVFLLSLGVFYILRNVFTDKYDFPLSFIWLIPVVTFLSFISQHAINLIRNEENPNLFMKAVLGRLFLEIGLAIALISGLKMAWDGRITGIVISYGVFALYAFYFFIHRGYLFGEIKKQVIKEELIFSVPIVVMQFSVFCMNYSDGFFLSRFTNDNNAEVGVYSIACIFGSIIVTLCSALLQYILPRIYKMLSEPKIDYQAIRKLFWVYMGIMTAGLLLLLLFVPLAYRFMVNKTYRPGLDYYWLICIGYYFWTIAYLFFSFLLYYRHKRKIIGLSAAFACISLTSNYFFIKNMSSMGAAISVFCSYFIVLMITLFFTRKQMSFIFKRSQP; encoded by the coding sequence ATGCTGAAAAAGGACAATTTTTTAAAATACCGGAACAGCCCGGCTGTTAAGTCGCTGGGCATTTACACCTTCACCAATTTTTTTGGAAAAGGGGTGGCCTTCCTGTTGCTGCCTTATTTCACCAACGTACTCACCAAAAGCGATATCGGGCTGATAAGCCTGTTCAGCAGCGCCATCATTTTTTTAATGCCCTTCATCTCCATGGGGGTACTGCAAAGCGCCAGCACCGACTATTTCAAACTTAATAAAAAAGATTTCAGGGATTTTTTCAGCACTGGTCTTTTACTGCCGGTGGGGGTCTTTCTTTTATCCCTTGGGGTATTTTATATTCTTCGTAATGTATTTACGGACAAATATGATTTTCCCCTTTCCTTCATCTGGCTGATACCGGTTGTTACCTTCCTGTCCTTCATCAGCCAGCATGCCATTAACCTCATCCGCAATGAAGAGAACCCGAACCTTTTCATGAAAGCCGTACTGGGCCGTTTGTTCCTGGAGATAGGGCTGGCCATTGCCCTGATAAGCGGGTTGAAGATGGCCTGGGACGGAAGGATCACCGGCATTGTGATATCCTATGGGGTGTTTGCCTTGTATGCTTTTTACTTTTTTATCCACCGCGGCTACCTGTTCGGGGAGATAAAGAAACAGGTGATCAAAGAGGAACTCATCTTCAGTGTGCCCATCGTTGTCATGCAGTTCAGTGTTTTCTGCATGAACTATTCCGATGGCTTCTTCCTCTCCCGGTTCACCAACGATAATAATGCCGAAGTAGGGGTGTATTCCATTGCCTGTATTTTCGGTTCCATCATCGTTACCCTCTGTTCGGCGCTGCTGCAATACATCCTTCCCCGGATCTATAAAATGCTGTCGGAACCGAAGATCGACTACCAGGCCATCCGGAAACTCTTTTGGGTGTATATGGGCATCATGACCGCCGGCCTGCTGCTGCTGCTGCTGTTCGTACCCCTTGCCTACCGGTTCATGGTAAATAAGACCTACCGCCCCGGGCTGGATTATTACTGGCTCATCTGCATCGGGTACTACTTCTGGACGATCGCCTACCTGTTCTTTTCTTTTTTATTGTATTACCGCCACAAGCGTAAAATAATCGGGCTGTCTGCAGCGTTTGCCTGTATCAGTTTAACCAGCAACTATTTTTTTATAAAGAACATGAGTTCCATGGGTGCAGCCATCTCTGTTTTTTGCAGTTACTTTATTGTTTTAATGATAACTTTATTTTTTACCCGTAAGCAAATGAGCTTTATCTTTAAAAGATCACAACCCTAA
- the asnB gene encoding asparagine synthase (glutamine-hydrolyzing) codes for MCGISGFTDFTKRTGRDILEKMNRVLAHRGPDGEGYGIYDAAAATVGLGHRRLSIIDLSEGGRQPQTFRHLHITFNGEIYNYSEIKKELEQKGHEFHSHSDTEVILHAYDEWGSSALQKFIGMFAFVIYDEKQQQLFACRDRAGVKPFFYYHKDGLFLFASELKAMLQHPAFVKEINKDAAAAFMQYGYVPTPHCIYKHTFKLKPGHFLTMDLTSQNIRTQQYWNVYDAYNKPLLDIPFAEALAETEKVLSKAFEYRMVSDVPVGVFLSGGYDSSCVTALLQKNHTEKIKTFTIGVPDDGLNEAPYAKEIAAHLGTDHTEYYCTHKEAIEIVPQLPFFYDEPFADSSAIPTSLVSKIAREKVTVALSADAGDEIFAGYNRYDYILKYGKKLQNIPGIMRKSAAAVMDMVPAGAIPLLNKQYLFHSRYEKVKTFLKNPSEKNLLKNITQHMTEGTVNSLFKQPVRVLPSAFDSDELDAENYSMLSYMMAVDYQTYLLDDILQKVDRATMSVSLEGREPFLDQHVIEWAARLPLYYKYNKGNKKFIIKEIVHKYIPKEMMDRPKMGFGIPIAGWLESELKPFVDRYLDEAFILKQDIFNNDEVQRIRKAFYNGKKERAEKIWFLLMFQMWYDKWMNNN; via the coding sequence ATGTGTGGTATCTCCGGCTTTACCGATTTTACTAAACGAACCGGCAGGGATATTTTAGAAAAAATGAACCGGGTACTGGCTCACCGGGGACCCGACGGGGAGGGGTATGGAATATATGATGCCGCGGCTGCAACGGTCGGGCTGGGCCACCGCCGCCTGAGCATCATCGACCTTTCGGAAGGTGGCCGCCAGCCACAGACCTTCCGCCACCTGCACATAACGTTCAACGGCGAGATATACAATTACAGTGAAATAAAAAAGGAGCTGGAGCAAAAAGGACACGAATTTCACAGTCACAGCGATACCGAAGTGATCTTGCACGCCTACGACGAATGGGGCAGCAGCGCCCTGCAAAAATTCATCGGCATGTTCGCCTTTGTTATCTATGATGAAAAACAACAGCAGTTATTTGCCTGCAGGGACCGGGCGGGTGTTAAACCCTTTTTTTACTACCACAAGGATGGCCTGTTCTTATTTGCTTCTGAGTTAAAGGCCATGCTGCAGCACCCCGCTTTTGTTAAGGAGATCAATAAAGATGCGGCCGCTGCCTTCATGCAATACGGGTATGTACCTACGCCTCATTGCATCTATAAGCATACATTCAAACTGAAGCCGGGCCATTTTTTAACAATGGACCTTACTTCCCAAAACATACGGACACAGCAGTACTGGAACGTATATGATGCATACAATAAGCCGTTGCTTGATATACCTTTTGCAGAAGCGCTGGCGGAAACGGAAAAAGTGCTTTCAAAGGCTTTCGAATACCGCATGGTGAGCGATGTGCCGGTAGGCGTGTTCTTAAGCGGGGGATACGACAGCAGTTGTGTGACCGCCCTGCTGCAGAAGAACCATACCGAGAAGATCAAAACATTTACCATTGGGGTACCCGATGATGGATTGAATGAAGCGCCTTATGCAAAAGAGATCGCTGCGCACCTCGGCACCGACCATACGGAATATTACTGCACCCATAAAGAGGCCATTGAAATTGTTCCGCAATTGCCGTTCTTTTATGATGAGCCTTTTGCCGACAGCAGCGCCATACCCACATCGCTGGTAAGTAAGATCGCCCGGGAGAAGGTAACGGTGGCCTTATCGGCCGATGCCGGGGATGAGATCTTTGCCGGGTACAACCGCTATGATTACATACTGAAGTACGGAAAGAAACTTCAGAACATACCGGGGATCATGCGCAAATCAGCAGCGGCGGTCATGGATATGGTTCCTGCCGGTGCCATACCCCTGCTGAATAAACAATACCTCTTTCACAGCCGGTACGAAAAAGTGAAGACCTTTTTAAAAAACCCTTCCGAAAAGAATTTATTAAAGAACATAACACAGCACATGACCGAGGGTACGGTCAACAGCCTGTTCAAACAACCCGTCCGTGTACTGCCTTCTGCCTTTGACAGTGATGAACTGGATGCTGAAAATTATTCGATGCTGAGTTACATGATGGCCGTGGATTACCAGACCTATTTGCTGGATGATATCCTTCAGAAAGTGGACCGGGCCACCATGAGTGTAAGCCTGGAGGGCCGGGAACCCTTTTTAGACCAGCATGTAATTGAATGGGCTGCCCGGTTGCCGCTATACTATAAATATAATAAGGGCAATAAAAAATTCATCATCAAGGAGATCGTTCATAAATACATTCCAAAAGAAATGATGGACAGGCCAAAAATGGGATTTGGTATTCCCATCGCCGGCTGGCTCGAATCCGAACTGAAACCATTTGTTGACCGCTACCTGGATGAGGCCTTCATCCTGAAGCAGGATATTTTCAATAACGACGAAGTGCAGCGGATCCGGAAAGCATTTTACAACGGCAAAAAAGAAAGGGCGGAAAAGATCTGGTTCTTACTGATGTTCCAGATGTGGTACGACAAATGGATGAATAATAATTAA
- a CDS encoding polysaccharide deacetylase family protein translates to MSIYNNDKGVFVISLDFELLWGVWDVTTRENYGSHITGVKEVIPSLLSLFADHDIKITFATVGFLFAKNKEDLLPYLPEKKPAYSNNGYNVYINEFNSIGNDETDDPYHFGYSLFELIKQSSHEIGSHTFSHYFCLEKGQKAADFDADVKAAKKIAAANDVEITSLVFPRNQVNPEYFDIICKNGMAVYRGNPESWIYKPRRLSGDIPFIRLCRLLDTYFPISGYNTHPLNNRKSGPVNIPASRFLKPYNKRLAWLEKLKLKRIMNEMTVAAKRNELYHLWWHPHNFGENLKENMNNLTVLLDHYKKLNRTYGFTNLTMKEAAGL, encoded by the coding sequence ATGAGTATTTACAATAATGATAAAGGAGTATTTGTAATATCCCTGGACTTCGAGCTACTCTGGGGAGTCTGGGATGTAACAACCAGGGAGAATTACGGCAGCCACATTACCGGTGTGAAGGAGGTAATACCCAGCCTGCTTTCTTTGTTTGCAGATCATGATATTAAGATAACATTTGCCACGGTAGGTTTCTTGTTTGCCAAAAACAAAGAAGATTTACTTCCTTACCTTCCTGAAAAAAAGCCGGCCTACTCTAACAATGGGTATAATGTTTATATAAATGAGTTCAACTCCATAGGCAATGATGAAACAGATGATCCCTACCACTTCGGCTACAGTTTATTTGAACTGATAAAGCAAAGCTCCCATGAGATCGGTTCACATACGTTCAGCCATTATTTCTGCCTGGAAAAGGGCCAGAAAGCTGCCGACTTTGATGCCGATGTTAAAGCAGCAAAAAAGATCGCAGCAGCTAATGACGTGGAAATAACAAGTCTTGTATTTCCCCGGAACCAGGTCAACCCGGAGTATTTTGATATCATATGCAAGAACGGGATGGCTGTTTACAGGGGTAACCCGGAATCCTGGATCTATAAGCCACGAAGATTATCCGGGGATATCCCGTTCATTAGGCTATGCCGTTTGCTGGATACCTACTTCCCTATTTCCGGGTATAATACACATCCACTGAACAACCGTAAAAGCGGACCTGTAAATATTCCTGCTAGCCGCTTTTTAAAGCCTTACAACAAAAGGCTGGCCTGGCTGGAGAAACTGAAGCTGAAAAGGATCATGAACGAAATGACGGTGGCGGCAAAAAGAAATGAACTGTATCATCTTTGGTGGCATCCTCATAATTTTGGTGAGAACCTGAAGGAAAATATGAATAACCTTACCGTATTGCTCGATCATTACAAAAAACTGAACAGAACTTACGGCTTTACCAATCTTACCATGAAGGAAGCCGCCGGTTTATAA
- a CDS encoding formyl transferase — protein MQNKKIVFLASDCESSKWVYNALCRDFTIEAAIIETPVSRRTLFKRRMKRIGPVKVIGQALFSVIVVPFLRRKAKKRRQELIEQYQLYDTDYPPGKTARVSSVNDESCKQLLLQLHPGIVIVNGTRIIRKEILQCTNAVFINMHVGITPWYRGSHGGYWAMYNKDVKNFGTTIHLVDAGVDTGDVLKQVYTLPGKTDNFTTYPILQTAIGIDALKNILPAVLVGNYEVSRNTEKGTMYYQPTIWQYIFG, from the coding sequence ATGCAAAATAAAAAAATAGTATTCCTGGCATCCGATTGCGAATCATCCAAATGGGTTTACAATGCCCTTTGCCGCGATTTTACCATAGAAGCTGCCATCATAGAAACCCCTGTTTCAAGGAGGACACTGTTTAAACGGCGGATGAAAAGGATAGGACCTGTAAAAGTGATCGGGCAGGCCTTATTCTCAGTGATCGTTGTTCCCTTTTTAAGAAGAAAGGCCAAAAAAAGAAGACAGGAACTTATTGAGCAATACCAGCTTTACGATACTGATTACCCACCCGGAAAAACAGCCCGGGTCTCTTCCGTGAATGATGAATCCTGCAAACAATTGCTCCTGCAGTTACACCCGGGTATTGTTATTGTAAACGGCACCCGGATCATCCGTAAAGAAATATTACAATGCACCAATGCCGTTTTCATAAACATGCATGTGGGCATTACTCCCTGGTACCGGGGTAGCCATGGAGGCTATTGGGCCATGTACAATAAAGACGTGAAGAATTTTGGCACAACCATTCACCTGGTAGATGCCGGGGTTGATACCGGGGATGTGTTGAAACAAGTATATACCCTGCCTGGTAAAACGGATAACTTTACCACGTACCCCATACTACAGACTGCCATAGGTATTGATGCATTGAAAAATATTTTACCTGCGGTACTGGTAGGCAATTATGAAGTAAGTAGAAATACAGAAAAAGGCACGATGTATTACCAGCCAACGATCTGGCAATACATCTTTGGTTAA